A window from Bufo bufo chromosome 1, aBufBuf1.1, whole genome shotgun sequence encodes these proteins:
- the LOC120998033 gene encoding olfactory receptor 4Q3-like encodes MNVSQHQKVEEFTLLGLHTVPKLSIVLFILLLIIYLLILLGNLLIMVTVYFESRLHSAMYYFLSKLSLVDLCYASVTVPKMLVDFLSKKNTVSLSGCITQLFFLHFFAGTECILLTVMAYDRYVAICNPLRYSSIMNRTVCYWLEAVCWATSFFHSIIQIILTCQLKFCGPNRIDHFFCDIHPLSVLSCSDIFIIEIVFVANSGLISALCFIVLLISYMGIIRTIVKTRSDKGTGKAFSTCASHLIVVTLFFGPCVFIYLRPSVSYAADKMVSIFYTVLTPLLNPIIYTLRNKEVKAAIGSFLGKKLFRRN; translated from the coding sequence ATGAATGTCAGTCAACACCAGAAGGTGGAGGAGTTCACTCTCCTTGGATTGCACACTGTCCCTAAACTGAGTATTGTCCTGTTCATTCTCCTGCTCATCATCTACCTTCTTATACTGCTCGGCAATCTTCTCATCATGGTAACTGTGTATTTTGAGTCCCGTCTTCATTCAGCCATGTATTATTTCCTCAGCAAGTTATCTTTGGTAGACCTGTGCTACGCCTCTGTGACTGTCCCCAAGATGCTGGTTGACTTTCTATCAAAGAAAAACACAGTCTCCCTCAGTGGATGTATCACCCAGCTCTTCTTCTTACACTTCTTTGCAGGAACAGAGTGCATCCTACTTACCGTCATGGCATATGACCGCTATGTCGCCATATGCAATCCGCTACGCTATTCTAGTATTATGAACAGGACTGTGTGTTACTGGCTGGAAGCTGTGTGCTGGGCCACAAGCTTTTTCCACTCCATCATCCAGAtaatattaacctgtcaactaaagTTTTGCGGCCCAAACAGAATCGACCATTTCTTCTGTGACATCCATCCCTTATCTGTATTATCCTGCTCCGATATCTTCATCATTGAGATTGTATTTGTGGCAAACAGCGGCCTGatatctgcactttgttttatagTCTTGCTCATCTCCTACATGGGGATTATCCGCACCATAGTGAAGACCAGATCTGATAAAGGGACAGGCAAGGCCTTTTCCACGTGCGCCTCTCATCTCATTGTGGTCACCCTCTTCTTTGGTCCTTGCGTTTTCATCTACTTGAGGCCCTCAGTGTCTTATGCCGCTGATAAAATGGTGTCAATATTCTATACAGTACTGACACCCTTATTAAATCCAATTATATATACTCTGAGGAACAAGGAGGTAAAAGCCGCCatcgggtcatttttggggaagaaACTGTTCCGCAGAAATTGA